A genomic segment from Triticum dicoccoides isolate Atlit2015 ecotype Zavitan chromosome 1A, WEW_v2.0, whole genome shotgun sequence encodes:
- the LOC119353296 gene encoding uncharacterized protein LOC119353296 encodes MYLSSPRLGHDSDDDPRLDRDPSRRHLTVAILPVVGVLALAPGPILLDMNGVRTAATRGRQARDGRILPSPALRPALRQARPPRPGLLAVPPWGPPPPPLVLASAPCIDLLDREPWADWAAEEDLSDAAAAAAGLLPRGRRFGDRLAELVSAMETAQQAV; translated from the exons ATGTACCTCTCCTCGCCACGCTTAGGGCACGATTCGGATGACGACCCCCGCCTCGACCGGGACCCATCACGCCGGCACCTCACTGTTGCGATCCTCCCCGTCGTGGGGGTGCTCGCCCTTGCTCCGGGGCCTATCTTGCTGGACATGAATGGAGTG CGGACTGCGGCGACTCGCGGGCGACAGGCGCGCGACGGCCGGATCCTCCCCTCGCCGGCGCTCCGGCCGGCCCTCCGGCAGGCTCGGCCCCCTCGCCCCGGCCTCCTCGCGGTGCCCCCATGGGGACCCCCGCCCCCGCCTTTGGTGCTCGCCTCCGCCCCCTGTATCGACCTCCTCGACCGCGAGCCTTGGGCTGATTGGGCGGCAGAGGAGGACCTGTCCgacgcggctgcggctgcggcgggTCTCCTTCCGCGAGGCCGCCGTTTTGGTGATCGCCTGGCTGAGCTCGTCTCTG CTATGGAGACCGCTCAGCAAGCGGTGTGA
- the LOC119275447 gene encoding beta-fructofuranosidase, insoluble isoenzyme 3-like — protein MPCEEASMARIRRLGILLLTLACSTLGVAAADSESGEKLRTSFHFQPARNWINDPNGPMYYRGFYHLFVQYNPTGPHWRNIVWGHAVSSDLLSWVFLEPAIAPSAPYDAKGTWSGSATVLPDGRINLMYTGVQVHGRQVQNLAVPRNYSDPFLREWVKSQLNPVIVPGAGVNSTEFRDPSTAWRGADGLWRVLLATKDHRRHLVLLYRSTDFTHWSAARRPFHEGHTGMVECADFFPLSSAGSVKHVLKISVLESRRDVYFLGAYDDSTDKFLPDDGNDDGLQLDFGIFYASKSFFDPSRRRRVVWAWAKEQDATADDEQKGWAGVLAIPREVWLAHDGRQLMTWPVAEVDSLRTNRVHIADMTIQSGDYFEIAGLQLPAQADLDVEFQVSNLERAEPFQWRAAEAADLCAARGADVQGGVGPFGVWVLASRDLRERTAVSISVFKADEGKHMILFCNDVSNSSYSDQVDKHNYGGLVQLDLAKAGGRISLRTLVDNCIVEAFGSHGKIAILSRVYPTSAVGNKARAFVFNKGKSTIVVSRLDAYDMASVKIS, from the exons ATGCCGTGCGAGGAGGCGAGCATGGCAAGAATCCGTCGCCTCGGTATCCTGCTGCTCACGCTGGCGTGTTCCACCTTGGGGGTCGCCGCGGCCGATTCCGAGTCCGGCGAGAAGCTGCGCACCAGTTTCCATTTTCAACCAGCACGCAATTGGATTAACG ATCCAAACGGGCCAATGTACTACAGGGGTTTCTACCACCTGTTTGTGCAGTACAACCCCACCGGGCCCCACTGGAGGAACATCGTGTGGGGACATGCGGTTTCAAGCGACCTCCTGAGCTGGGTATTTCTGGAGCCGGCCATAGCTCCCTCTGCTCCGTACGACGCCAAAGGCACCTGGTCAGGCTCGGCGACCGTCCTGCCGGACGGCAGGATCAACCTCATGTACACTGGAGTCCAAGTTCACGGACGACAGGTTCAGAATCTCGCCGTCCCGAGGAACTACTCCGACCCATTTCTCCGCGAGTGGGTGAAATCACAACTCAACCCAGTGATCGTCCCGGGGGCCGGTGTCAACTCCACTGAATTCAGAGACCCGAGCACCGCGTGGAGAGGCGCGGACGGACTCTGGCGGGTCCTGCTTGCGACGAAAGACCATCGCCGGCATCTGGTCCTCCTATACAGAAGCACAGACTTCACGCATTGGTCGGCGGCAAGACGGCCGTTCCACGAAGGCCACACGGGAATGGTCGAATGCGCGGATTTCTTTCCGCTGAGCTCGGCCGGCAGTGTGAAGCACGTCTTGAAGATCAGCGTCCTGGAGAGCCGCCGCGACGTGTACTTTCTCGGTGCGTATGATGACAGCACCGACAAGTTCCTGCCGGACGACGGCAACGACGACGGGCTCCAGCTGGATTTCGGCATTTTTTACGCGTCAAAGTCATTTTTCGACCCTTCAAGGCGCCGTCGAGTCGTGTGGGCCTGGGCCAAAGAACAAGACGCGACGGCCGACGACGAGCAGAAAGGTTGGGCGGGGGTGTTGGCCATACCCAGGGAGGTATGGCTGGCGCACGACGGCAGACAGCTGATGACATGGCCTGTCGCGGAGGTGGACTCCCTCCGCACCAACCGGGTCCACATCGCGGACATGACCATACAGTCCGGCGACTATTTCGAGATTGCGGGGCTCCAGTTGCCTGCCCAAGCCGACTTGGACGTGGAGTTCCAGGTGAGCAACTTGGAGAGAGCCGAGCCCTTCCAGTGGCGAGCGGCTGAGGCCGCGGACCTCTGCGCGGCGAGGGGGGCCGATGTCCAGGGCGGCGTCGGCCCCTTTGGGGTCTGGGTGCTGGCTTCCCGCGACCTACGCGAGAGGACCGCCGTGTCTATAAGCGTTTTCAAGGCCGACGAAGGGAAGCACATGATCCTCTTCTGCAACGACGTCTCGAACTCTTCGTATTCGGACCAAGTGGACAAACACAACTATGGTGGACTCGTTCAACTCGATCTCGCCAAAGCCGGGGGAAGGATCAGTCTCCGTACTCTG GTTGACAATTGCATAGTTGAAGCGTTCGGAAGCCACGGCAAGATTGCCATCCTCTCCAGGGTCTACCCCACCTCGGCTGTTGGGAACAAGGCGCGTGCTTTCGTTTTCAATAAAGGGAAGTCAACCATCGTGGTTTCAAGACTAGATGCCTACGATATGGCATCTGTCAAAATCAGCTGA